TCCTGATGGTTGATGATACTGACCTTTTCTTCATATACCTGTTGTCCATCTCTATATTtcttctcctccacctcctcctcctcccatttcttcttttttggtttccagaaTGGGTGGAGATGCCTATCATCTTTTGAGCAATGTCtcttcagatcttttgcctactttttcattgagttatttgtttcttcactattgagttgcttgagttccataaattttggatatttgcTCCTTATCTGATAAATACTTTACAAATACATTACTCCATTACATAGGATGTCCCTTCACTTTGGAGACAActtggataaaccttgaaaacacaTGAACTGACAGAAGCAATATACAAAAGGCAACATAGTACAtgatcatatgattccatttatacggAGTGTCCAAAATAGACAAGCCGCTAAGGACATaaaatagaatagtggttgcctgGGATAGGGAGAAAAGGAGACAATGGGATGTGATTGCTATTGGGTGCCATGTTTTCTTggtgatgatgaaaatattctatgattTGATCAAGATTATGGTTTCACAATTCTGCGAATACACAAAGAACCATCAAACTGTGTGCTTTAAACAGATATATTTTATGCTATGTCAATcaagcaactgaaaaaaaaaaaagatattgactCTTGTTTTCTGATGATGCCTGGACCAGAAGCTCTAAAACACTATGTCAGGAAGTGTTAAATGGGGCCTTCACTATTAAAATGTTCCTTGCAAGAGTGAAGAGCTTCTGAGGACCAGGACTTTGCCGTGTCTCTAGAAGAGCCATCCCTTTAGGAGTCCAGAATTCTAAATGAAGAGAAGCCAGACTTGCGGAGACAAGAAGCACAAACTCCCCAAGTGGCTCCCTGAGAGCAATGTTAGGCAAGGACATTGTGATTCCAACCCACGCTTTCTGGGACCAAGTATTCTGTATAACAGTTTATAATACATTATGATATTTGTTTGATTGACAGTACATATTTCCTCCTGAAAATTCTGTAGGGGGAATTTCCTATCTGTGCCAATGCctccatttattatatttattctctttgacATTAAACATGTTCCCACATCTTCCAGTTAAGACATTTTTGTAAAACTGTCCAATACTCCACACTGTCTTTAGgctttgctttatttctcttcttcccttcattGAAAAGCTGTATAGCCTGTGTGTATTTGCCACCTATATTTCCATAATCCTCAATCTTCCACCCACTCTACCTGGATTATTATTGTCCTGTCTTTCTATTTAGAGGTAATAAATGGAGacctaggccaggcacggtggctcacacctgtaaccctagcactctgggaggatctcTAGAGCTCggttcaagaccagctggagcaagagcaagaccccatccctactaaaaatagaaaacttagacAGGCATCACGGTGCTCCTGTAGTCCATGCTAttccagaggctaaggcaggaggatcacttgagacccaggaggttgaggttgcagtgagctatgatgatgctatggACTCTctctacccagggagacagagcaagactctgtctcaaataaataaataaatgaagcccTTAATATCAACAAAGGCTCCCATGTCTCTCACAAATGTCAAAGGAGATTTTCCTGTCCCGATTTTGTTAGTCTTTTCCGCAGAAGAAATATTGCTCCCAAATTTGGTTTCCCGAGGAAGGACTTCTTTGGAGGAGAATGGTGTTTGCTTGGGACTGGGcaggaggaaatgggaagataATTGTCAAAACTTACACGGTTTTAGAGATGCATGAGAAATAATTCCAGGAGATCCACTACACAGCTTAGTGCTTATTGctaataatcatttattgaatactgaaaATTTGCTAAAATGAAGATTCTATGTTAAATGTGATTATCACACAGTAAACTATAAAAGTGATTGAAGGAAATTTTAGGAGGTGATTGACATGTCTTTGGCCTCATGGTGGTGATGGAGTCATGGATATAAATGTATCCCCAAACTCGTCAAGTTttgtacattaaatatgtacagctttttacATTTCAATCATGCCTTCATAAAGTAGtttaaatattaagcaaaaaatagaaaagaaaggacctcTTTGCCTCTATAACATTGTGGACACCAGAACTCCACAAAATATCCAAACATTCCTCAACAGTGGCACATCACAGAGAGACGATGCCTGAGTTTGGTTGcttattgaaattaaattttccGTAAAGGGAAACCTTGGCATTTTTAAGTTAAACCACAGGAAGAACAGTTTCTCCATTGGGAAAATCAGTCCAACTTCCTATATGCTGTCTCCGTTGACAAAAAATTGAATGAGAACTTTcccttctgctttcttctttgtatCCCAAGGGGGAAGAGGGTTTTAGAGAGTGGAAAGACGATGGAACAATTCCTTTAATGAGTTGCTCCGGGCATTCAACCCTGGAGACACTCAAATGGTAAACCTGTCCCTGCTGCCCTATACCTGTAATTTCCAGATCCCAGACTACATGAAAACCCAGTTGGGATTCCCAGGGACAGACTTCGGAGAAGAGAAAGCTTCAGTGACATTCACCAGACAGAGTCAGAGTGACACAGTGAGGGCTAGTGgggtaagaaagaaaagagaaaagtgagtGGTGCCCTTTATCTCTAGAATAATGAGATGGGGACAgtcttgaatttatttaatatatgtaggTGGAAGTCTTTGTACCTTGAAGGTAATGTAGTTTCCACCAACACTAGTGTTTTTCAGCTCTCATtttgtttgctttcctttctttctggaatcTCGAATCTCTTTCCAACAATAGCTAGAAATGGCCATTTCTTGCACACTTCATTTTCTGAGCAGTCTTCAAAGCTTCTCCACTCTCTCCCAAAATATTTTAGGTTCCTGTTAGATTTCCTGTCTCCAATCAGTTATTCATTAACTACTCATGGAAGACTGATTATGCACAAGGTATTGAGCATTTGGTTTTTAATTACTTCAGATCTTGTCATTCACATAACTATTTTTGCTGACAGGTGTGACTTACAGAAATCGCTGAATAGTTCTATGTTCTTGTTGTCAtcactatgttttcttttccatgtctACAGCATAATGCATATAACATACTTAGTTCTGACCCTTGGCATGCAGGCCAATTCCTTTTTTCCGTTTTACTAATCTCTAAATGTCCATAAGAGTATTGAACCATTGACATTGGAGTAGTCTGCCTTCATCTCAACTTAAATTGAACACTAATTGAACACTTAAATTGAACACTCAAGTATGTTTTATGTGGAATATCCTGTTGTCTGAGATTTTGAAACAATCATCATCTACTGGGTTACGAAGTTGTCCTCATTTTTCTGTGTGCGTATCTGCAGGTTCTCTGCACTGGCTGCTAACCGCAGAAGTGGCTATTCCATATTCTCAGATAGATTTTTTTGCACTGTGATTGTGAATCTCTTCATGATCCTATGTTTGTGATGTACATTGTTAGCAAACATCCTAACACGAACCCAGTTTTCCATTCCTAGAATTGGCATTACTTGCTCATCATGaattattcctttaaaatcattatgaatgtgttttatttagCCATACTATTCAATTTTCAGTCTACATTAAGGCATTGGATGTGCTTCAAGATATCTGTTTTCGGTCAGTATTGACACGTTTGGTCTCACTCATTCTCATACATCCAACATTTGTATTTGTTGAGCCTCTACAATATGAAAGGCACCAAGTAGATCTACAATccctggaaagaaaaataatgagaaaaaaaaagtcacaaccTCAGAcccagaaataaacataaaattactgaCATGAGATGCACATCAAGAAAGAGCACAGGATGCTCGGTGTGGGGCTCACAGATTCTGTCTTCCTGACTCTCATTTCTTACTCTCCATCTCTCTGGTCCCTAGAATTCCTGCTTTGAAACTCACCATGCTATATGACACCCAGCATTCTGTTCTCTCAGCATAGAAAGTGTATTCCTTTCTTACTTCTCCTGATTAACAATGACCCATCCTCCTTCTCTCAGCTCAACTATCTCTATTTCAGAGAAGTTCAACCTACTAAACTTCCCACACTAAACTGGTCCCCCAcaattttttctgtcttatttaagAAACTCCTCTATGCATTAATGAcatgaattctttttctattgcAGAGAATGTAAATATCTATGTTTAACTGTCAAATTTGCCCTTTAATTTTTCTAGGATGATTAGATTTATGcaagttttgaatattttctttctttctttttttttgagatggagtctcactttgttgcccaggctagagtgagtgccttggcatcagcctagctcacagcaacctcaaactcctgggctcaagcaattctgctgcctcagacgcctgagtagctgggactacaggcatgcgccaccatgcctggctaattttttttctatatatattagttggccaattaatttctttctatttatagtagagatgggatcttgctcttgctcaggctggtttccaactcctgacctcgagcaatccacccccttggcctcccagagtgctaggattacaggcgtgagccaccgcgcctgccctTATGtaagttttgaatattttcaatccaatCTATCAATTATATATGTTGGTGATTAACTTTGCTGATTGATTTTAATACATCTCCAACTGAGAGCATAGTCACACGAGCACCCCACTTgacacatgtattttatttttatgtttttatgtgctctcccttcctcctttcatgTATATAGTCCACTTGGGTTTTCCTCTTCTTGGGAGAATTCACCTGGCAGGCATGCTCTGAAAGAAGAAGACATAAGGATCTTCATTAATCAAAAGTCCTGTATGGCCATTAAATGAGGTAAGAGACCTGATATATTTGTTACGATGGGCATGTTTATTGGTAAATGATGGGCATGCAAGACAGATTCATTGTCATGTTAATAACGGAATCTCACCATTATGAAATGTCCATTTCTATGTCCCAGGTATCATGGTAGATAATGACATGCATCATCTTGTTTAATTTTACCCTTCAATAATTACAGGGCATAGTTACTATTCCCACTCTAGAGTGAAGTATCTACAGCTAATAATTCAAATAACTTTCTATTGGTCACACTGCAGTAAGTTGGTGGATCAATATTTCTATTGCAGGAAGACCGACccaataaaatattctctttgtcATCTCTATACTATATTTTGGAATAGTTACATATCCAAAATAATTATCCTACAAGTGagagtttaataataataatgacaaatattATTCAGTAAGACGATTTGtacacaaaagtatttttaaacctCACCAAGAAGGTGATACTAATGATCACATTTTCAGAACAAAAATGAGACACTAAGAGGTAACTGTCCCATCAGTGGGAAATGTcaagtctcagaaaaaaaaggtTCAGTTGAAAATCCATGTGGTAATCACTATTGTACAGGCATTAGAATGAAGGCAGAATAGGGATTATCAAGAAAGGGCAGAATATGTCTTCAATAATTTGGAGGGAGTCTATCAGAGAAATTAGCTAATGCCCATAGGTTAAGATATGAGAAATAGAACTGACTGAGTTCTGTGAGTAGATGATAAAATGGAGAGATTGCTGGTAAATGGAAGGAAGCCTAGGTAACTCTacacatttgaaatataaataagctACCACTCAGTTGAGGGAATCACAGTTTTTGAAAGGACTCTACTGGGCAAGAATAGCATCCATCCACTGTAATGTGATAACTAGCTGAGGTGGCAGTTGTGTTTTCATGAAATGTTccatcttcctccttccccagcagaCACACTGACTACATGGCAGCAGAAAACCACACGGAAGTATCAGAATTTCTCCTCTTGGGTCTGTCACATGATCCTGAATTACAACCCGTTTTCTTTGGGCTGTTCCTGTCCATGTACCTGGTCACGGTGCTCGGGAACCTGCTCATCGTCCTGGCTGTTGGGTCCGACGCCCACctgcacacccccatgtacttcttcctctccaACCTGTCCTTGGTTGACATCTGCTTCACCTCCACCACCGTCCCCAAGATGCTGATGAACATCACCACACACAGCAAAGACATCTCCTACATGGGATGCCTCACTCAGGTCTATTTTTTCATCATGTTTGGTGGACTGGATAATTTCATCCTGACCATAATGGCTTTTGACCGGTTCGTGGCCATCTGCCACCCCCTGCACTACATGGTCATCATGAACCCCCGCCTCTGTGCCCTGCTGGTCCTGATGTCTTGGTGCGTCATGTCCCTGATTGCCCTGGTTCATGTCCTGCTGATATTGAGGCTGACTTTCTCCTTAGGAACTGAAATCCCACATTTTTTCTGTGAGCTGGCTCAGGTTCTCAAGGTGGCCTCCTCTGACACCCTCATCAATGACATCTGCTTGTACGTGTGGGCTGTTTTGTTTGGTGTGTTTCCCGTCATGGGGATCCTGTACTCCTACTCTAAGATCGTCTCCTCCTTAATGAGGGTGTCCTCCACTGCGAACAAATACAAAGCATTTTCCACCTGTGGGTCTCACCTCTGTATGGTCTCCTTGTTCTATGGAACGGCACTTGGGGTCTACCTCAGTTATGCTGTGACCCCTTCTTCCCAGAGCAGTGCCATTGTCTCTGTGATGTACACGGTGGTCACCCCCATGCTGAACCCCTtcatctacagcctgaggaacaAGGACGTGAAGGGGGCCCTGGGAAGACTGCTCAGCCCGGCAGCCTCTCGCTTGTGACGGACACATCACTGGTTCAGAACTAAGTGGACGTTGTGGGCCTCCAAGACAAATGTGAATGCAAACATCCTGGCTTTCTCCTTTAAATGacatgtttcttttgtttatttccaaaTAACCTATGAGACTGCTCTTTCTCAATTCCCTTCAGCCCTGTATATCATCTCTGCTCGTTAAGATGATTGACATGGTGGGTCGAGCTTGTTCCTCACCCCTGAGTGTCCCCAGCTTTGTCATCATCTCCTTTTCATGTGACAGCTGGTGCATTTCACCGTTTATGGTCGAATTGAGAATGGGTACACAATTGAGAGGGGGGACACATTGCATATCAACGTGACCTTCATATGACCTTCAGCACAAGTGGCCATAGTTCCACCCACTGATCCGCATCTCATAATACATGACCTGATTAACCTCTATCCTTAAAACAAGTCCCAGGACATCATGAAGTTGCCACTCCCTGAACTTCCACACAGAAGTTTGTCGAAATGGCCAAAGGGGTGGACTGTAAATAAAAACGCTGTGCTGCATCTTCCACTAACACATCTCAGAATTAAAGCTTTATTCTTCCAGGTGTGGGCAGTATGGCTGTCCGACAGCCCTCAGCCTCATCCTTCTTCAAGTGTATTCCTCAGGGAACGGAGGCTGCTTCCCCCAAGGTCTGTGGGGAGTGTCACTGACCGACAGCCACTTGCGTCCCCCCGCTGTGTTGACACTGAGCTTGTGCCTGGGCTGACCCCGCACCCCCAGCCACTGACTGGGCACAGCAAGACACCTGTGCATGCTGCTTCCTGGGCCCACACAATGACAACGATGACCTGGGCCCATTCCACCTGCCAGGGTGGTGACTCTTCTTGGCATGAAAGTCCTGAAATTCCAGGCAGCATCACAGCTGGAAGGTCATTAAGACTTTTGCCCTGTCTCTAGAAAAGTTAGCCCTTTTCTAAGGAGTCAAGACTTCTACAGCTACACAATTTGTACTTGCAGGGACCAGAAACACACACTCCCCAAGTGGCTCCCTGGGAGTGATGGTAGGTGGGGACACCTAGCTTCCAATGCTTGCTCTCTGGACCCACGTATTTTGAACACTGGGGATACAGGACACTACAACCTTTTGCTGACTTACTGTGTATCCGACATCCTTCCGGTTATGTAGCTGGTATTTCCTGTGTATTCCAATGCCtgcattaattatatttattctctttgaaaTTAAATGTGTTCCCATAGTTTCCCCTAAACACATTTTTTGGAACACTATCCGAATCTCCATACTCCCTTTAAAGGATGTATCaatctctcttttctcattccATGAAAATCTTTACAGTTGGTTCCTACTTGCCACCTGTATTTCGTCTACATGCACTCTTTACTGACTCCACCTGGGCTACTGCTGCCCTGCTCCTCTATTTAGTGGTAATAAATGAAGCTCTATTATCAACAACACCTCCCAAGTCACCGGCAAATGTCAGAGGTTATGTCCCCCTCCCAATTTGGGTCCTCTTTTCAGCAGAACAAAAGcattatttgcttttcttccgAAAGAACATCTTTGGAATGAAATGATGAttgacaggggctggggggggaggggcaaatGGGAAGATAATGTCAAACCATGCAGAATTTTAGTGATGCAAAATAAATAAGCCCTGGGGCTCTACTACACAGCTTAGTGCCTCTCTAGCTAATAATCATGTATGGAATACTAAAAATTGGCTAAAATGGGCATTTTATGGTAAATGTTATTATCATGCGTTAAAATAATAAGGAATTCTGGAGGGAACTTTGGGGGGTGATTGATATCTCTTTGGccttgatggtggtgatggtttcacgGATGTATTCTTACTCCCAAACTCATCAAGTTGGATACagtaaatatgtacagctttctACATGTCAGTCATACATccataaattgatttaaaaattaagggcTGAAATTTAGGAAGACAAAAACCTCTTTGCCTCCATAACATGGTGGACACCAAAAGATGGAAGGAAATTTCCAAACTTTCTTCAACGGTGGCACATCACAAAGAGATGGTGCCTGAGTTTGACTGCTTGTACAAATTAAACTTTCCTGTAAGGGAACCTTTGCCATTTTAAATTAAACCAAAGGAAGAAGAGTTTTTCCcttgaggaaataaataaatccaccCTCCGATACCACTCTGTAGACAGAAACTTTGATGAGAAACTTTGAATTCTCCTGTCTTCCTTTATCCCAAGAGAGAGCCCAAGTGTTTGAAGAGTGGGGAAACAATATTACAATTCATTTAATGGAGTGCTCTGGGAATTCAACTCTTGAGACACTAGAAACTTTAAGCATGCCCCTGCTGCCCCTCACCCGTAATTTTCTGATGACAGAGTACGTGAAAATCAAATTAGGCTTCCCAGGGACAGACTGTGGAGAGGAGAAGGCTTCAGTGATAAGCATGGGAGAGAGTTATCGTGATCAGTGAGGTCCGGGAGggtaagaaggaaaagaagaaagcatgCGCTGGGCTTTATCTATAGAATAATGAGTCTGGGATAGTCCTCTATTTATTTAATCTATGCAGGTGAAGTCCTTGGACTTTGAAGGTAATTTAGTTTCCACTGAGACTCATCCTTGCCATCACTCAttcttgttccttttcttccttcctagaATCTAGAATCTCCTTCCAGTAAGAGGTAGAAATGGCCATTTCTCAAATACATCATTCTCTGGACAGTCCCTGTATCTTGTCTGCTGTCTCCCAAATACTGTAGGTTCCTGTTAGAGGTCCCGTATCCAGTCACTTCTTCATTAACTACTCACTGAAGATCTATGGTGCACAAGGTgttgtctatttttaattgataattaCCCACTTGCTTTTGCCAGGGTACCTGACTTACTGAAATCACCGAATAATTCTATATTGTTATTGCTactgttgtcattatttttttcatgtcagtgtccataatataattatttctaacaTCTGGTGATTaagatcatttcatttttctgttttaccaATCTCTTCAAATAAGCCATGGCCTTCTTATGCATTTAACACAAAAGGTGTAacagtttaacacattgactgccacactaggaaaaaaaacatactttCTTTGGGGcgacagtgttttattatgaaaatagaataaaaacttcagaagcaaaatgatcttttctagtTGAATGAAaaactcatgattttttttatcatttcctgcattttttccataaaaaactAACATAAAAACTTGAAAAGCAGTCATGTAAAATGTAATGtgacaacttgaaaaataattcataaggGTTTTTCTTGACTTGTCGGACTTAAGTATAATTGAAAGGtgaacataaatagaaaaatgaaatttactgaCTTCTATTCACGTAATCTCATTTTTAGAAGTAAATTGTCaccattaattataacaataagaacatcaacgaGTAAGATTTTCACGAACTCACTGCAGGTTTCTGCccgggttttgcttcatgagttaaatacaactcacatggcagttaatatgttaatgtAGAGAATCCTGTTGGTTGTGGTTGTCAAGCAACCACTCGTTCCAAGGTTAGCATCTTAtccttgtttttgtgtgtgtgtgtgtctagagAGGGCTGCTGACCActgtaacatttattaattttcctaaatACATTTTCTTGCACTGCAATTATAATTAAGATTTCTCTTCCTCAATATACATTTGTAATGATCTATGTTGAACTTCATCCTAACTTGAAACCACTTTCCCGTTCCTGCACTAGGCATGACTTATTCATCAcgttaatattcttttaaaatagacatgaatctattttatttaaactgaCTCTTCAATGTTGAGTCTGTATGCAGGCATAGGGTGAACTCGAAGAcgtcttttttgtgtgtgtgtgtgttgttctTGTCACTTTTCATCTCAATAGCTATGAAGCATCCAATATTTGTctttgttgagtgcctactatgtgacaggcacCACGTACCTGCCTGGGAAGAAAAATAACGAGGCAAAAGAGTCACATCTCAGACTCGCAggtaaacataaaattaccaacAGGAGACGCACATAAAGCTTGGGTGCAGGTTGTTCTGTTGTGGGGCTCACAGACTGTCCCTCCTGTTGctcattctctcctctccctgtcaCTGGTCCCTCAAATACCCATTACGAAGCTCGCAGAGCCATCTGCAGCCCAGAATTTTCTCCTCAAGCCCTAGACACTTTATTCTTTCTTACTTCCCCCGAT
This portion of the Microcebus murinus isolate Inina chromosome 27, M.murinus_Inina_mat1.0, whole genome shotgun sequence genome encodes:
- the LOC105869701 gene encoding olfactory receptor 7D4-like, with the protein product MAAENHTEVSEFLLLGLSHDPELQPVFFGLFLSMYLVTVLGNLLIVLAVGSDAHLHTPMYFFLSNLSLVDICFTSTTVPKMLMNITTHSKDISYMGCLTQVYFFIMFGGLDNFILTIMAFDRFVAICHPLHYMVIMNPRLCALLVLMSWCVMSLIALVHVLLILRLTFSLGTEIPHFFCELAQVLKVASSDTLINDICLYVWAVLFGVFPVMGILYSYSKIVSSLMRVSSTANKYKAFSTCGSHLCMVSLFYGTALGVYLSYAVTPSSQSSAIVSVMYTVVTPMLNPFIYSLRNKDVKGALGRLLSPAASRL